Proteins from a genomic interval of Longimicrobium sp.:
- a CDS encoding alpha-amylase family glycosyl hydrolase, whose protein sequence is MNTALLRISAVLALAACAAPPAPGTVRGAGIPSATIALSPAAADTSFYPAWSRNAVIYEVNVRQFTPEGTFAALEPHLPRLKGLGVDILWLMPIQPIGVQNRKGGLGSYYSIRDYTAINPEHGTEADFKRFVDAAHRQGMRVILDWVANHTAHDHAWTREHRNWYTLRSDGSISYPLDQQGKETDWTDVADLNFGNADMRRAMIREMRWWLDEMGIDGFRADVAWGVPYEFWAEARPALVSAKPDLFLLAEAEDPRLHQWFHATYAWEMHHLLNEIAQGKKGTAELDPYFARQDSLYGRGAYRMSFTSNHDENSWQGTEFERMGRNHAPAFVLSATAQNSIPLLYTGQEASLNKRLRFFEKDTVDWSGPSLAPFYSAMFGLKHTQPALGNGPWGAPQVKLQTDGGDRVYAFTRTQGANTVLVAVNFGDRTAAVGYQGLAQPGAYTDWFSKDWVQLGAAGRLNIPAHGYRVLVR, encoded by the coding sequence ATGAACACAGCCCTGCTGCGCATATCCGCCGTCCTCGCGCTGGCCGCCTGCGCGGCACCGCCGGCACCCGGCACGGTACGCGGGGCCGGCATCCCGTCGGCCACCATCGCGCTTTCCCCCGCCGCTGCCGACACCTCGTTCTATCCCGCCTGGTCGCGCAACGCGGTGATCTACGAGGTGAACGTGCGCCAGTTCACCCCCGAGGGCACCTTCGCCGCGCTGGAGCCGCACCTGCCGCGGCTGAAGGGGCTGGGGGTCGACATCCTGTGGCTGATGCCCATTCAGCCCATCGGCGTGCAGAACCGCAAGGGCGGGCTGGGCAGCTACTACTCCATTCGCGACTACACCGCCATCAACCCGGAGCACGGGACCGAGGCGGACTTCAAGCGCTTCGTCGACGCGGCGCACCGGCAGGGGATGCGGGTGATCCTGGACTGGGTGGCCAACCACACGGCGCACGACCACGCGTGGACGCGGGAGCACCGGAACTGGTACACGCTGCGGAGCGACGGCTCCATCTCCTATCCGCTGGACCAGCAGGGCAAGGAGACGGACTGGACCGACGTGGCCGACCTGAACTTCGGCAACGCCGACATGCGCCGCGCGATGATCCGCGAGATGCGGTGGTGGCTGGACGAGATGGGCATCGACGGCTTTCGCGCCGACGTGGCGTGGGGCGTTCCCTACGAGTTCTGGGCCGAGGCGCGCCCCGCCCTCGTGTCCGCCAAGCCCGACCTGTTCCTTCTCGCCGAGGCCGAGGACCCGCGCCTTCACCAGTGGTTCCACGCCACCTACGCGTGGGAGATGCACCACCTGCTGAACGAGATCGCGCAGGGCAAGAAGGGCACGGCCGAGCTGGACCCCTACTTCGCCCGGCAGGACAGCTTGTACGGCCGGGGTGCGTACCGCATGTCGTTCACCAGCAACCACGACGAAAACAGCTGGCAGGGCACCGAGTTCGAGCGCATGGGCCGCAACCACGCTCCGGCTTTCGTGCTCAGCGCCACCGCGCAGAACTCCATCCCGCTGCTGTACACCGGCCAGGAGGCCAGCCTGAACAAGCGGCTGCGCTTCTTCGAAAAAGACACGGTGGATTGGAGCGGTCCGTCGCTGGCCCCGTTCTACTCGGCGATGTTCGGGCTGAAGCACACCCAGCCGGCGCTGGGCAACGGCCCGTGGGGCGCGCCGCAGGTAAAGCTGCAGACGGACGGCGGCGACCGCGTGTATGCCTTCACGCGCACGCAGGGCGCGAACACGGTGCTGGTGGCGGTGAACTTCGGCGACAGGACGGCGGCGGTGGGGTACCAGGGGCTGGCGCAGCCCGGCGCGTACACCGACTGGTTCAGCAAGGACTGGGTGCAGCTGGGCGCCGCCGGGCGGCTGAACATCCCCGCGCACGGCTACCGCGTGCTGGTACGCTAG
- a CDS encoding ZIP family metal transporter yields MNTALLYALAAAGANLLGGLIITAPSNTGRATQRLMIAFGAGFMIATALVGMIPHAVEAGPNAAVAVLVGYLLVHLTQHVLTPHFHFGEETHQHAMVNPWVGTAALLGLLLHTFFDGVAIASGFAVGEWLGLLVFLAILIHKMPEGVTVASIMLASGNSRRRAIVAVLLLGLSTVLGVLLTSQVKMLSTTGLALSAGVTLYVGASNLVPEVQKKPSRGSALAVFLGAGLFYATYLVLRRYVHP; encoded by the coding sequence TTGAACACGGCGCTGCTGTACGCCTTGGCCGCCGCCGGGGCGAACCTGCTCGGCGGGCTGATCATCACCGCCCCGTCGAACACCGGGCGGGCCACGCAGCGCCTGATGATCGCCTTCGGCGCCGGCTTCATGATCGCCACGGCGCTCGTGGGGATGATTCCGCACGCCGTGGAGGCCGGGCCCAACGCCGCGGTCGCCGTCCTGGTGGGCTACCTGCTCGTGCACCTGACGCAGCACGTCCTTACGCCACACTTCCATTTCGGCGAGGAAACGCACCAGCACGCGATGGTGAACCCCTGGGTGGGGACGGCCGCGCTGCTGGGGCTGCTGCTGCACACCTTCTTCGACGGCGTGGCCATCGCCAGCGGCTTCGCGGTGGGCGAGTGGCTGGGGCTGCTCGTGTTCCTGGCCATCCTGATCCACAAGATGCCCGAGGGCGTCACCGTCGCCTCCATCATGCTGGCCAGCGGCAACTCGCGCCGCCGTGCCATCGTGGCCGTGCTGCTGCTGGGCCTTTCCACCGTCCTGGGCGTGCTGCTGACGTCGCAGGTGAAGATGCTTTCCACCACGGGGCTGGCGCTGAGCGCGGGGGTCACGCTGTACGTGGGCGCATCCAACCTGGTGCCCGAGGTGCAGAAGAAGCCCAGCCGCGGGTCGGCGCTGGCCGTGTTCCTGGGCGCGGGGCTGTTCTACGCCACGTACCTCGTCCTTCGCCGCTACGTGCACCCGTGA
- a CDS encoding DUF305 domain-containing protein — protein sequence MALLAAAALSACGGTTPEPVATPAPVSAAPQPVSTPQPAAQGGMTALDVARHAWVPADAEFMTGMIGHHAQAVEISRLVPTRAQSPAVKRLAERIINAQEDEIATMQQWLRDRGQPVPDAAHAHHAAGHAMMPGMLTPEQVAQLQRATGAEFDRLLLNLMIQHHRGAVSMVQRLFGTQGAGQDETVFKFASDVGVDQTTEIARMQRMLADVTFGTPSP from the coding sequence TTGGCCCTCCTGGCCGCCGCCGCGCTGTCGGCGTGCGGCGGCACGACACCGGAGCCTGTCGCAACCCCGGCGCCCGTATCGGCCGCGCCCCAGCCCGTCTCCACGCCGCAGCCGGCTGCGCAGGGCGGCATGACGGCGCTGGACGTGGCACGCCACGCGTGGGTGCCGGCGGACGCCGAGTTCATGACCGGGATGATCGGGCACCACGCGCAGGCCGTCGAAATCTCGCGCCTGGTGCCCACGCGCGCGCAGAGCCCCGCGGTCAAGCGGCTGGCGGAGCGGATCATCAACGCGCAGGAAGACGAGATCGCCACCATGCAGCAGTGGCTGCGCGACCGCGGCCAGCCGGTTCCGGACGCGGCCCACGCGCACCACGCGGCCGGGCACGCGATGATGCCCGGCATGCTGACGCCGGAGCAGGTGGCCCAGCTGCAGCGGGCCACCGGCGCCGAGTTCGACCGGCTGTTACTGAACCTGATGATCCAGCACCACCGCGGGGCCGTGTCCATGGTCCAGCGGCTGTTCGGAACGCAGGGCGCCGGCCAGGACGAAACCGTGTTCAAGTTCGCGTCGGACGTCGGCGTCGACCAGACCACGGAGATCGCCCGGATGCAGCGGATGCTCGCGGATGTGACGTTCGGTACCCCATCGCCCTGA
- a CDS encoding holo-ACP synthase, whose product MPVIAGIGIDMVNIPRFRELMERRGQAAVARFYTAGEAERCAASKSPTESFAARFAAKEAFFKALGTGWGLGGRWTEVEVVSAESGAPSLQLAGRAAEIAAERGIVRIHLSLTHTDDTAAAFVVLEAG is encoded by the coding sequence ATGCCCGTGATCGCCGGCATCGGCATCGACATGGTGAACATCCCCCGCTTCCGCGAGCTGATGGAACGGCGGGGCCAGGCGGCGGTGGCGCGCTTCTACACCGCGGGCGAGGCGGAGCGCTGCGCCGCGTCGAAGTCGCCGACGGAATCGTTCGCGGCGCGGTTCGCGGCCAAGGAGGCGTTCTTCAAGGCCCTGGGCACCGGCTGGGGACTCGGGGGTCGATGGACGGAGGTGGAGGTGGTGTCGGCCGAGTCGGGCGCGCCGTCGCTGCAGCTGGCGGGGCGCGCCGCGGAGATCGCGGCGGAGCGGGGGATCGTCCGCATCCACCTGTCGCTGACCCACACCGACGACACCGCCGCCGCCTTCGTGGTGCTCGAGGCCGGTTGA
- a CDS encoding response regulator transcription factor — MSSKIRILLADDHAVLRSGLDALLGLEDDFQVVGQAAGGEEAVEKTRLLRPDVVVMDLAMPGMDGLEATRQIAALEIGARVLVLTSQTEDEFLLPVLEAGASGFVRKTSADVDLLTAIRTVAGGEVFLYPSATRVLLRKYQQAREPQEVGPLDKLSEREREVLTLTAEGYSSAEIGKKLFLSPKTVDTYRARMMQKLGLTHRAELVKLALETGMLKPA, encoded by the coding sequence ATGTCATCGAAAATCCGTATCCTGCTTGCCGACGATCACGCCGTGCTGCGCAGCGGGCTTGACGCCCTGCTCGGCCTGGAGGACGACTTCCAGGTGGTCGGGCAAGCGGCGGGCGGCGAGGAGGCGGTGGAAAAGACGCGCCTGCTGCGGCCCGACGTGGTGGTGATGGACCTGGCGATGCCCGGGATGGACGGGCTGGAGGCCACGCGCCAGATTGCCGCCCTGGAGATCGGCGCGAGGGTGCTGGTGCTGACCTCGCAGACCGAGGACGAGTTCCTGCTGCCGGTGCTGGAGGCGGGAGCGAGCGGGTTCGTGCGCAAGACCAGTGCGGACGTGGACCTGCTGACGGCCATTCGCACCGTCGCGGGCGGCGAGGTGTTCCTGTATCCCAGCGCCACGCGGGTGCTGCTGCGCAAGTACCAGCAGGCGCGCGAGCCGCAGGAAGTGGGGCCGCTCGACAAGCTCAGCGAGCGCGAGCGCGAGGTGCTTACGCTGACCGCCGAGGGCTACAGCAGCGCAGAGATCGGCAAGAAGCTGTTCCTTTCACCCAAGACGGTGGACACGTACCGCGCCCGGATGATGCAGAAGCTGGGGCTGACCCACCGCGCCGAGCTGGTGAAGCTGGCGCTGGAAACGGGAATGCTCAAGCCGGCGTAG
- a CDS encoding nucleotidyltransferase domain-containing protein: protein MSAAVYQTRPSSRHHASYAVRTPKRSDALSSTLASGAMARVVIDFAVHPDDASHGREIQRRTGLTPRSLNAELARLELLGVIRRRPEGRLVRYGLVESNPRWKALRELVAHMADPADVLRNALADVAGVGAAFIFGSIARGNAREGSDIDVFVLDEGVDEDRLARRTLDVGVLLGREVNVVQMTPGQLADRIASGSSFIREVLRGKKQWVVGSEADLSPRLNHAETI, encoded by the coding sequence ATGAGTGCAGCAGTATATCAGACCCGGCCGTCATCCAGGCACCACGCCTCCTACGCGGTGCGCACACCGAAGCGCAGCGACGCCCTGTCATCTACCCTTGCGTCAGGCGCCATGGCGCGCGTGGTCATCGATTTCGCGGTGCATCCAGACGATGCTTCGCACGGGCGCGAAATCCAGCGTCGTACGGGGCTTACCCCGCGCTCGCTGAACGCCGAACTGGCGCGCCTGGAATTGCTCGGCGTGATCCGTCGCAGACCAGAAGGACGGCTGGTGCGCTATGGGCTCGTCGAGAGCAACCCGCGCTGGAAAGCCCTGCGCGAGTTGGTCGCGCACATGGCCGACCCCGCCGACGTGCTCCGGAATGCGCTTGCCGACGTAGCCGGCGTGGGCGCGGCATTCATCTTTGGCTCGATCGCGCGAGGGAATGCGCGGGAGGGCAGCGACATCGACGTCTTCGTTCTGGATGAGGGCGTGGACGAGGACCGGCTGGCTAGGCGGACGCTGGATGTTGGCGTGCTGCTCGGACGCGAGGTGAACGTGGTGCAGATGACGCCCGGGCAGCTGGCTGACCGGATCGCCTCTGGAAGCAGCTTCATCCGCGAGGTGCTGCGTGGAAAGAAGCAATGGGTGGTCGGCTCAGAAGCGGATCTATCACCAAGGCTGAATCACGCGGAGACGATCTGA
- a CDS encoding cyclic nucleotide-binding/CBS domain-containing protein, which yields MKTAAARALRATTVRDVMRMQMVTVVPEMTLPELAQTLLESGVRSAPVLAPTGKILGVASQTELVRLSMGSGNAPERLRVRDVMGPVGPTISPDEPLPRLVRRFVRDRVQRALVVENGILLGIVTPIDVLTAIDEAH from the coding sequence ATGAAAACGGCTGCCGCGCGGGCGCTGCGGGCGACCACGGTGCGCGACGTCATGAGGATGCAGATGGTGACCGTCGTCCCCGAGATGACGCTGCCGGAGCTTGCGCAGACGCTGCTGGAGTCGGGCGTACGCTCGGCCCCCGTGCTCGCGCCGACGGGAAAGATCCTGGGCGTGGCGTCGCAGACGGAGCTGGTGCGCCTGTCCATGGGCTCTGGAAACGCGCCGGAGCGCCTGCGCGTTCGCGACGTCATGGGCCCGGTGGGCCCCACCATCAGCCCCGACGAGCCCCTGCCCCGCCTGGTCCGCCGCTTCGTCCGCGACCGGGTGCAGCGCGCGCTGGTGGTGGAAAACGGAATCCTGCTGGGCATCGTCACGCCCATCGACGTGCTGACCGCCATCGACGAAGCGCACTGA
- a CDS encoding replication-associated recombination protein A — MSDLSLFGEAQPPAKKSAAAPPVAESSAPLAERMRPRTLDEIVGQQHLAGPDGTLRKLLATGHLPNLILHGPPGSGKTTLARVIAGESGFSFLPFNAVSEGVPRLREVVKEAEMRKKAGQRTLLFVDEIHRLNKGQQDFLLPWIESGLMTLVGATTEHPAFEINPAVLSRSRVLVLEPLSEDDVRSVVRRALADEERGLGGAGVSIDPEAEDVLVRHTGGDARQALTGLEIAARLAETGTIGPEDVREALQRPTARYDTSLMYEMLSAFHKSLRASTGSGALYWAMRMIQVGEDPKTVFRRLVAAAYEDVGLADPQAGIVCVNAMLAYERLGVPEGLLPLYNAILYVANAPKSNRAYLAGGAAAQAAREHPDAPIPLHLRNPTTSLMKEWGFGEGYKYAHDYPGGYTPLQTLPDDIADQRFYEPTDRGYEAKIAARMRDRGDPG; from the coding sequence GTGAGCGACCTGTCCCTGTTCGGCGAGGCCCAGCCGCCCGCGAAGAAGTCCGCCGCCGCGCCGCCCGTGGCAGAATCGTCTGCGCCGCTGGCGGAGCGGATGCGGCCGCGCACGCTGGACGAGATCGTGGGCCAGCAGCACCTGGCCGGGCCCGACGGCACGCTGCGGAAGCTGCTGGCGACGGGGCACCTGCCCAACCTGATCCTCCACGGCCCGCCGGGAAGCGGCAAGACCACGCTCGCCCGGGTGATCGCGGGGGAGAGCGGCTTCTCGTTCCTTCCCTTCAACGCGGTCAGCGAGGGGGTGCCGCGGCTGCGCGAGGTGGTGAAGGAGGCCGAGATGCGGAAGAAGGCCGGCCAGCGCACGCTGCTGTTCGTCGACGAGATCCATCGGCTGAACAAGGGGCAGCAGGACTTCCTCCTTCCGTGGATCGAGTCGGGGCTGATGACGCTGGTGGGCGCCACGACGGAGCACCCGGCGTTCGAGATCAACCCCGCCGTCCTCTCTCGCTCGCGCGTGCTGGTGCTGGAGCCGCTGAGCGAGGACGACGTGCGCAGCGTGGTCCGCCGCGCGCTGGCGGACGAGGAGCGGGGGCTGGGCGGCGCCGGCGTCTCCATCGACCCCGAGGCCGAGGACGTGCTGGTGCGCCACACGGGCGGCGACGCGCGGCAGGCGCTGACGGGGCTGGAGATTGCGGCGCGGCTGGCGGAAACGGGCACCATCGGCCCCGAGGACGTGCGCGAGGCGCTGCAGCGGCCCACCGCGCGCTACGACACCTCGCTGATGTACGAGATGCTGTCCGCCTTCCACAAGTCGCTGCGGGCCAGCACGGGAAGCGGCGCGCTGTACTGGGCCATGCGGATGATCCAGGTGGGCGAAGACCCCAAGACGGTGTTCCGCCGCCTGGTGGCCGCCGCGTACGAGGACGTGGGATTGGCGGACCCGCAGGCGGGCATCGTCTGCGTGAACGCCATGCTGGCGTACGAGAGGCTGGGCGTGCCCGAGGGGCTGCTGCCGCTGTACAACGCCATCCTGTACGTGGCGAACGCGCCCAAGTCGAACCGCGCGTACCTGGCGGGGGGCGCCGCCGCGCAGGCAGCGCGCGAGCACCCCGACGCGCCCATTCCGCTGCACCTGCGCAATCCCACCACGTCGCTGATGAAGGAGTGGGGCTTCGGCGAGGGCTACAAGTACGCCCACGACTACCCGGGCGGCTACACGCCCCTGCAGACGCTACCGGACGACATCGCCGACCAGCGCTTCTACGAGCCCACGGACCGTGGCTACGAAGCCAAGATCGCCGCCCGCATGCGAGACCGCGGCGACCCGGGCTAA